Within Streptomyces albofaciens JCM 4342, the genomic segment TGGAGTTCTGTACGTCCACTCCGCGCCGCGCGCGCTGTGCCCGCACGTCGAGTGGGCCGTCGCGGGCGTGCTCGGTGTGCGCGTCAACCTCGACTGGATCCGCCAGCCGGCGTCCCCCGGCACCTGGAGAGCCGAGTTCTCCTGGCAGGGCGAGGCCGGCACGGCCTCCAAGCTCGCCTCCGCGCTGCGCGGCTGGCACCTGCTGCGCTTCGAGGTGACCGCCGAGCCCTGCGCCACCGCCGAGGGCGAGCGCTACAGCGCCACACCCGAACTGGGCATCTTCCACGCCGTGACCGGCATCCACGGCGACATCCTCATCCCGGAGGACCGGCTGCGCGCCGCGCTGGCCCGCTCGGCGGGCGGTGAGACGGAGCTGGCGGCCGAGGTCGCCAAGCTGCTCGGCAAGCCCTGGGACGACGAGCTGGAGCCCTTCCGGTACGCGGGCGAGGGCGCCCCGGTCCGCTGGCTGCACCAGGTCGTCTGAGGCCGGCCGCGTCGCGCTTGCCCTGGAGCGAACTCCAAGCCGTAGCGTGCGGGGCATGCCTGACAAGACCTCAGTGGCGGTGCTCGGCACCGGAATCATGGGCTCGGCGATGGCCCGCAACCTCGCCGCCGCGGGCCTGGCCGTCCGCGCGTGGAACCGCACCCGCGCCAAGGCCGAACCGCTGGCCGCCGACGGCGTACGGGTCGTGGACACCCCGGCCGAGGCGGTGGACGGCGCGGACGCCGTCCTGACCGTCCTGCTGGACGGACCCGCCGCCCTGGACGCGATGCGGCGGAGCACCCCCGCGCTGCGCGCCGGAACCCTCTGGCTCCAGATGAGCACCGTCGGCGTCGACGGATTCGCCCCGCTCGCCGCCTTCGCCCGCGAACACGGCCTGGACCTGGTCGACGCGCCGGTGCTCGGCACGAAGGAACCCGCGGAGAAGGGCCTGCTGACCGTTCTCGCGGCCGGGCCGCAGGAAGTACGGGAACGGGCCGGACGGGTCCTCGACATCGTCGGACAGCGCACCCTGTGGCTCGGCGAGGACGCGGCGGCGGGCACGGCCAGCCGCCTCAAGCTGGCCGTCAACAGCTGGGTGCTCACCGTCATCAACGGCACGGGCGAGGCGCTCGCCCTCGCCCAGGGCCTCGGCGTGGACCCGCGCGCCCTCCTGGACGCGGTCGCGGGCGGGCCGCTCGACCTGCCGTACCTCAGGATGAAGTCGGAGCTGATCCTCTCCGGCGACTATCCGGCCAGCTTCACGGTGTCCGCCGGGCACAAGGACGCCCGGCTGATCACGGAGGCGGCCGAGCAGGCCGGCGTACGGATGGATCTCGCGGTGGCCGCAGCGGAGCGCTTCCGGCGGGCGGAGGAGCAGGGGCACGGCGACGAGGACGGCGCGGCGGCGTACTTCGCGAGCTTCGACGGCTGAGACCGACCGGCGCCGGGCATGCGGAAGGGCCGCGCCGAAACGGCGCGGCCCCTGTGCCGCCCGGGCCGGTCCGGGTCCGTCAGACGGTCCGGAAGGCCAGCACCACGTTGTGACCGCCGAAGCCGAACGAGTCGT encodes:
- a CDS encoding NAD(P)-dependent oxidoreductase; this translates as MPDKTSVAVLGTGIMGSAMARNLAAAGLAVRAWNRTRAKAEPLAADGVRVVDTPAEAVDGADAVLTVLLDGPAALDAMRRSTPALRAGTLWLQMSTVGVDGFAPLAAFAREHGLDLVDAPVLGTKEPAEKGLLTVLAAGPQEVRERAGRVLDIVGQRTLWLGEDAAAGTASRLKLAVNSWVLTVINGTGEALALAQGLGVDPRALLDAVAGGPLDLPYLRMKSELILSGDYPASFTVSAGHKDARLITEAAEQAGVRMDLAVAAAERFRRAEEQGHGDEDGAAAYFASFDG
- a CDS encoding DUF3145 domain-containing protein produces the protein MTTRGVLYVHSAPRALCPHVEWAVAGVLGVRVNLDWIRQPASPGTWRAEFSWQGEAGTASKLASALRGWHLLRFEVTAEPCATAEGERYSATPELGIFHAVTGIHGDILIPEDRLRAALARSAGGETELAAEVAKLLGKPWDDELEPFRYAGEGAPVRWLHQVV